A window of the Streptomyces luomodiensis genome harbors these coding sequences:
- the argH gene encoding argininosuccinate lyase, producing MTSTGRLTRTLGPRTRRVVYGEPSPQSLREELEPISTIDLAHVVMLTECGLLPADTATVLLERITRLRAERFRALDGLPAPRGLYLMYEGHLVAELGADVGGKLHTGRSRNDIKATVTAMRLRAELTDLLGEVLRLQAVLLSRARAHRAVVMPVYTHFQPAMPVSYGYYLAGIATALDRDITALRQTLDELDRCPLGAGAVSGTDLPIEPARTASLLGFSGPPLHATDAVAARDTLLRALAAAASAGVTLSRLATDLQLWSTQEFGLVEFPERLVGGSSAMPQKRNAFLLEHVKAKAGAAIGAWTASASAMKSAPFTNSIEVGTEAVAPAWPALAAVRDSVLLAQVLVSGARPAAERMARRARESFVTATVIANRLVAQGVPFRTAHHIVGAAVREAIESGATELTKIALPDGAPAGVVTELPSLGEVVDAHDRGGGPGECDATVRLLRERLSAHGRRLAEHRGRTRDAARTLGAAVDALLPGRGPADGREGQT from the coding sequence GTGACCTCCACCGGACGGCTCACCCGCACCCTCGGCCCGCGCACCCGCCGTGTCGTCTACGGCGAACCGAGCCCCCAGTCCCTCCGCGAGGAACTGGAGCCCATCAGCACCATCGACCTGGCACACGTGGTCATGCTCACCGAATGCGGGCTGCTGCCCGCCGACACGGCCACCGTGCTCCTGGAACGCATCACCCGACTGCGGGCGGAGCGCTTCCGCGCACTGGACGGGCTGCCCGCCCCGCGCGGCCTGTACCTGATGTACGAGGGCCACCTGGTGGCCGAACTCGGCGCGGACGTGGGCGGCAAACTGCACACCGGACGCTCCCGCAACGACATCAAGGCGACCGTCACCGCGATGCGACTGCGCGCCGAACTGACCGACCTCCTCGGCGAGGTGCTCCGGCTCCAGGCGGTCCTGCTCTCCCGGGCCCGCGCCCACCGCGCCGTGGTGATGCCCGTCTACACCCACTTCCAGCCCGCCATGCCGGTCAGCTACGGCTACTACCTGGCCGGCATCGCCACCGCGCTCGACCGCGACATCACCGCCCTGCGCCAGACGCTGGACGAACTGGACCGGTGCCCGCTGGGCGCCGGGGCGGTGTCCGGCACGGACCTGCCCATCGAACCCGCGCGCACCGCCTCCCTGTTGGGGTTCTCCGGTCCGCCGCTGCACGCCACCGACGCGGTGGCCGCACGGGACACGCTGCTGCGCGCCCTCGCCGCGGCCGCCTCAGCCGGGGTGACGCTCAGCCGGCTCGCCACCGACCTCCAGCTGTGGAGCACCCAGGAGTTCGGGCTCGTGGAGTTCCCGGAACGGCTGGTCGGCGGCAGCTCCGCGATGCCCCAGAAGCGCAACGCGTTCCTGCTGGAACACGTCAAGGCCAAGGCGGGCGCCGCCATCGGCGCCTGGACCGCCTCCGCCTCCGCCATGAAGTCGGCGCCGTTCACCAACTCCATCGAGGTCGGCACCGAGGCCGTGGCCCCGGCCTGGCCCGCGCTGGCCGCCGTACGGGACTCCGTCCTCCTCGCCCAGGTGCTCGTCAGCGGCGCCCGGCCGGCCGCGGAGCGGATGGCGCGGCGCGCACGGGAGAGCTTCGTGACCGCCACCGTGATCGCCAACCGGCTGGTCGCCCAAGGGGTTCCGTTCCGCACCGCGCACCACATCGTGGGCGCCGCCGTGCGGGAGGCGATCGAGAGCGGGGCCACCGAACTCACCAAAATCGCCCTGCCGGACGGGGCCCCCGCCGGGGTGGTCACCGAACTGCCCTCCCTGGGCGAGGTCGTCGACGCCCACGACCGCGGCGGCGGCCCCGGTGAGTGCGACGCCACCGTGCGCCTGCTGCGGGAGCGGCTCTCCGCCCACGGACGGCGGCTCGCCGAGCACCGGGGCCGGACGCGGGACGCGGCGCGGACACTGGGCGCGGCGGTCGACGCCCTCCTGCCGGGCCGGGGACCCGCGGACGGAAGGGAAGGACAAACGTGA
- a CDS encoding pyridoxal-phosphate dependent enzyme, translating into MTLSTLTYRSITEAQMLPRLIRLGPNLYGAVFTLMKLVPAQYILRRALQRGELTDDTVIVETTSGTFGLALAMQAALMERDLILVSDPAIDANLHRRLTDLGARVEMCLEPAPVGGYQGARLVRLAEIRASLPSTFCPEQYNNPDNARSYHVVAEQLLRTFGTVDCLVGTVGTAGSMCGTAGGLREHSPHTQVIGVDSHRSVLFGQPDGPRSLRGLGNSLWPANLDHTLFDEIHWCSAAEAYAQTRALHAESALFQGPTSGAAHLVAQWWADRNPDGLCVVMLPDEGYRYQATVYDDAWLAENGFLLAERPTEPVTVSSPAEAGDTWTRLAWGRRSYEEVPGVVPRVTHPLAERAMS; encoded by the coding sequence ATGACGCTGTCCACCCTGACGTACCGCTCCATCACCGAGGCGCAGATGCTGCCACGCCTCATCCGGCTCGGCCCGAATCTGTACGGCGCGGTCTTCACCCTGATGAAACTGGTGCCCGCCCAGTACATCCTGCGTCGCGCGCTGCAGCGCGGCGAGCTGACCGACGACACCGTGATCGTCGAAACCACCTCGGGCACCTTCGGGCTCGCCCTCGCCATGCAGGCGGCGCTGATGGAGCGCGACCTGATCCTGGTGAGCGACCCCGCGATCGACGCCAACCTCCACCGCAGACTGACCGATCTCGGCGCGCGGGTGGAGATGTGCCTGGAGCCCGCGCCGGTCGGCGGATACCAGGGAGCCCGGCTGGTCAGGCTCGCGGAGATCCGCGCCTCGCTGCCGTCCACCTTCTGCCCCGAGCAGTACAACAACCCCGACAACGCCCGCTCCTACCACGTGGTGGCCGAACAGCTGCTGCGCACCTTCGGCACCGTCGACTGCCTGGTCGGCACCGTCGGCACCGCGGGATCGATGTGCGGCACCGCGGGTGGCCTGCGCGAACACAGCCCGCACACCCAGGTCATCGGCGTCGACAGCCACCGCAGCGTGTTGTTCGGCCAGCCCGACGGGCCCCGCTCGCTGCGCGGTCTGGGCAACAGCCTGTGGCCCGCCAACCTCGACCACACCCTCTTCGACGAGATCCACTGGTGTTCCGCGGCCGAGGCCTACGCCCAGACCCGGGCCCTGCACGCCGAATCCGCCCTCTTCCAGGGCCCCACCAGCGGTGCCGCCCACCTGGTCGCCCAGTGGTGGGCGGACCGGAACCCGGACGGACTGTGCGTGGTGATGCTGCCCGACGAGGGATACCGCTACCAGGCCACCGTCTACGACGACGCGTGGCTCGCCGAGAACGGCTTCCTGCTCGCCGAACGTCCCACCGAGCCGGTGACCGTCTCCTCCCCGGCGGAGGCCGGCGACACCTGGACCCGGCTGGCCTGGGGCCGCCGCTCCTACGAGGAGGTCCCCGGCGTGGTGCCCAGGGTGACCCACCCCCTCGCCGAGCGGGCCATGTCGTGA
- a CDS encoding ATP-binding cassette domain-containing protein, translating into MIEVMELGRSFGSTRALDGVSFRIGEGEVLCLLGHNGAGKSTLVSILATALPPSRGTARVAGYDVVREAREVRRRIGLTGQYAAVDETLSGRDNLILVARLLGARRTEARARAQELLEVFALTGAADRAAATYSGGMRRRLDLASSFVGRPQVLFLDEPTTGLDPISRSGLWDSVRSAVAGGTTVLLTTQYLEEAEQLADRVIVLGRGKTIADGSVAQLKEQLGVSSVRATLATPTAVPAALAALRAAGLEPQPGEPAGTVRVPVRESAALAAVVRALDEGGVAITGISLSEPTLDDVYVALAEGLPDLPVLS; encoded by the coding sequence ATGATCGAAGTGATGGAATTAGGCCGGTCCTTTGGCAGCACGCGGGCTCTGGACGGTGTCAGTTTCCGGATCGGGGAAGGTGAGGTGCTGTGTCTGCTGGGCCACAACGGAGCGGGCAAGAGCACGCTGGTGAGCATCCTCGCCACCGCGCTGCCGCCCAGCCGGGGCACCGCGCGGGTGGCGGGGTACGACGTGGTGCGCGAGGCCCGTGAGGTACGTCGGCGCATCGGCCTGACGGGGCAGTACGCCGCGGTGGACGAAACCCTCTCCGGCCGCGACAACCTCATCCTGGTGGCCCGGCTGCTCGGCGCGAGGCGTACCGAGGCCAGGGCGAGGGCGCAGGAGCTGCTGGAAGTCTTCGCCCTGACCGGCGCGGCCGACCGGGCGGCCGCGACGTACTCGGGAGGCATGCGCCGCCGCCTCGACCTGGCCAGCAGCTTCGTCGGCCGCCCCCAGGTGCTGTTCCTCGACGAGCCCACCACCGGGCTCGACCCGATCAGCCGCAGCGGGCTGTGGGACTCGGTCCGGTCGGCGGTGGCCGGCGGCACCACCGTCCTGCTGACCACTCAGTACCTCGAAGAGGCCGAACAGCTCGCGGACCGCGTGATCGTGCTGGGCCGCGGCAAGACCATCGCCGACGGCTCGGTGGCACAGCTCAAGGAACAGCTCGGCGTCAGCTCGGTCCGCGCCACCCTCGCCACACCGACGGCCGTACCGGCCGCACTGGCCGCGCTGCGCGCGGCGGGCCTGGAGCCGCAGCCCGGCGAGCCCGCGGGCACGGTCCGGGTCCCGGTCCGGGAGTCCGCCGCCCTCGCCGCCGTCGTACGGGCCCTGGACGAGGGGGGAGTGGCGATCACCGGGATCTCGCTGTCCGAGCCGACCCTCGACGACGTCTACGTGGCCCTTGCCGAGGGACTCCCCGACCTGCCGGTCCTCTCCTGA
- a CDS encoding HAD family acid phosphatase, whose product MSVALRKARVGIVVATAALLGLAGTVDAQALDGDRARASSAVTVPSAAAAVDYETWKADVTKVIDGEARPYLEQRIQNGGGQKQAIVLDIDNTSLETYFQLFPPTPAVQPVLDLAKYANEHGVGVFFITARPDVLDDVTRGNLKYVDYPITGLYQRPLGDIFGDAAEFKTAKRAEIESLGYTIIANIGNNTSDLVGGHAERTFKLPDYDGQLS is encoded by the coding sequence ATGAGCGTGGCGTTACGCAAGGCGCGCGTGGGGATCGTCGTCGCCACGGCGGCCCTTCTGGGGCTGGCGGGGACGGTCGACGCGCAGGCCCTTGACGGGGACCGGGCGCGCGCCTCGTCCGCTGTCACGGTGCCCAGCGCCGCTGCCGCCGTCGACTACGAGACGTGGAAGGCCGATGTCACCAAGGTGATCGACGGGGAGGCCCGGCCCTACCTCGAACAGCGCATCCAGAACGGCGGTGGCCAGAAGCAGGCGATCGTCCTCGACATCGACAACACCTCGCTGGAGACCTACTTCCAGCTCTTCCCGCCGACCCCCGCCGTCCAGCCGGTCCTGGACCTCGCGAAGTACGCCAACGAGCACGGCGTGGGCGTCTTCTTCATCACCGCGCGCCCGGATGTCCTCGATGACGTGACCCGGGGCAACCTCAAGTACGTCGACTACCCCATCACCGGTCTGTACCAGCGGCCGCTGGGTGACATCTTCGGTGACGCCGCCGAGTTCAAGACGGCGAAGCGGGCGGAGATCGAGTCCCTCGGCTACACCATCATCGCCAACATAGGGAATAATACGAGCGATCTTGTGGGCGGACACGCCGAACGGACGTTCAAACTGCCTGACTACGACGGCCAGTTGTCCTGA
- a CDS encoding MalY/PatB family protein translates to MTHAHAAKFDWDVTRSRARRTKRWSVYGDDVLDLTVAEMDLPIADPIMAVLKEAVERQSFGYPVPRARSPLPEIAARWLTEHHGLATEPAAVHLLPELMSGITNAVRLFTRPGSAVVVPTPTYRSFFGAIELAGREAVQAPLVRAEDGYRLDYDRIDAALAAGAGSVLLCHPANPVGRIYRPEELRQLAGLVTRHGARVISDEIHAPLRYQEDFTPYASVGDEAREHAVTLFSATKAWNIPGLRCGFIALPNAADQALWAALPAAATGGISPLGMVASAAAFQHGKPWLDQAVGYLAANRALLGRLLADAGLPDVYTPPEATYLAWLDLRGLGLPDPSVRLLEHGGVATTAGPDHGQAGTGFVRLNFATQPDVLEEAATRITKAVAGLPRA, encoded by the coding sequence ATGACGCACGCACACGCAGCCAAGTTCGACTGGGACGTAACCAGATCCCGCGCACGGCGAACGAAACGCTGGTCGGTGTACGGCGATGACGTACTCGACCTGACCGTCGCCGAGATGGACCTGCCGATCGCGGACCCCATCATGGCCGTCCTGAAGGAGGCGGTCGAGCGGCAGTCCTTCGGGTACCCCGTCCCCCGCGCGCGGTCCCCCCTGCCCGAGATCGCCGCGCGGTGGTTGACCGAGCACCACGGGCTGGCCACCGAACCCGCCGCGGTCCACCTGCTGCCCGAGCTGATGAGCGGCATCACCAACGCCGTGCGCCTGTTCACCCGGCCCGGCTCCGCGGTGGTCGTACCGACACCGACGTACCGCAGCTTCTTCGGCGCGATCGAGCTCGCCGGCCGCGAGGCCGTCCAAGCGCCCCTGGTCCGCGCCGAGGACGGCTACCGGCTCGACTACGACCGGATCGACGCCGCCCTCGCGGCGGGTGCCGGGAGCGTCCTGCTCTGCCACCCGGCCAATCCCGTGGGCCGGATCTACCGTCCGGAGGAGCTACGGCAGCTCGCGGGCCTCGTCACCCGCCACGGCGCCCGGGTGATCAGCGACGAGATCCACGCGCCGCTGCGCTACCAGGAGGACTTCACCCCCTACGCGTCGGTCGGCGACGAGGCCCGCGAGCACGCCGTGACCCTGTTCAGCGCCACCAAGGCGTGGAACATCCCCGGTTTGCGCTGCGGGTTCATCGCCCTCCCCAACGCGGCCGACCAAGCGCTGTGGGCGGCCCTTCCGGCGGCGGCGACCGGGGGTATCAGCCCCCTCGGGATGGTCGCCTCCGCGGCCGCTTTCCAGCACGGGAAGCCCTGGCTCGACCAGGCGGTGGGCTACCTCGCGGCCAACCGTGCGCTGCTGGGACGGCTCCTCGCCGATGCCGGGCTCCCGGATGTCTACACCCCGCCCGAGGCAACCTACCTCGCCTGGCTCGACCTGCGGGGACTGGGGCTGCCCGACCCGTCGGTCCGGCTGCTCGAACACGGCGGCGTGGCCACCACCGCCGGACCCGATCACGGGCAGGCCGGCACCGGCTTCGTCCGGCTCAACTTCGCCACCCAGCCGGACGTCCTCGAAGAGGCCGCCACACGCATCACCAAGGCGGTGGCGGGCCTGCCGCGCGCCTGA
- a CDS encoding GNAT family N-acetyltransferase — protein MTDLAESVESMEQLAVVWRAMVLDRDPGADVRDLPGIAVRWADCRFAFWNCVTLTDVGADAELLGQRLGRAADIMRSKKHPGFLWLFEDLLDDEARSTLRTAAERAGLQHAFSGTGMAGDVLPVPEPVHPDLRFVRVRTDEQVRAYADLNSRGYGFPLAEGRDGLVGSTLWKNEVYACLGMRGDTPVACAATVEAEGRLFVLLVATDPQWQRRGYGEAVTRKALYEGFRATGLTRATLHATAAGAPVYPRIGFRPNSPIHFYGLRG, from the coding sequence ATGACCGATCTCGCGGAGTCCGTCGAGTCGATGGAGCAACTCGCCGTGGTCTGGCGTGCCATGGTGCTCGACCGCGATCCAGGTGCGGATGTGCGTGACCTTCCGGGTATCGCCGTCCGCTGGGCCGACTGCCGGTTCGCTTTCTGGAACTGCGTCACCTTGACCGATGTGGGCGCGGACGCGGAGCTCCTCGGGCAGCGTCTGGGCCGGGCAGCGGACATCATGCGCTCGAAGAAGCACCCGGGCTTTCTGTGGCTCTTCGAAGACCTTCTCGACGACGAGGCTCGCTCCACCTTGCGGACCGCGGCCGAGCGGGCGGGCCTTCAGCACGCCTTCTCCGGTACGGGCATGGCCGGTGACGTGCTCCCGGTCCCCGAACCGGTCCACCCCGATCTGAGGTTCGTGCGCGTGAGAACCGACGAGCAGGTGCGCGCCTACGCCGACCTCAACTCGCGTGGCTACGGGTTCCCCTTGGCGGAGGGCCGCGACGGACTCGTCGGATCCACACTCTGGAAGAACGAGGTGTACGCCTGCCTCGGCATGCGGGGCGACACTCCGGTGGCGTGCGCCGCCACCGTCGAAGCAGAGGGCCGCCTCTTCGTCCTGCTGGTCGCCACGGACCCACAGTGGCAGCGCAGGGGCTACGGTGAGGCGGTCACGCGCAAGGCACTGTACGAGGGCTTCCGGGCCACCGGACTGACCCGCGCCACCTTGCACGCGACCGCCGCCGGGGCCCCCGTGTACCCGCGCATCGGCTTCAGGCCGAACTCACCGATCCACTTCTACGGCCTGCGAGGCTGA
- a CDS encoding cytochrome P450 yields MTQPEPLPLLSLPDSHVDAVELGGPRFQTEPAQVYQELRQRHGSVAPVLLHGGVPAWLVLGYRELLQVTGDAALFSRDSSLWSLWSHIPEDWPLRPLIGEKQESILFTVGEVHRKRADAVNEALFGIDPFALHDRSERVADALIDGFCERGSGDLIAEYARLLPALVLAYFFGFSDREAQEVTHVINDMMDGGETAVRSQAAFYTACRELVAAKREHPGVDATSRLIACSPTGSEEEIVQDLMVMFSAGHQPTAEWIGNTLRLMLTDERFALLLSGGRHSVGWAMNEALWEDTPSQNIAGRWPTHDTVLGGQQVRAGDLLVLSFAAAHTDPQIRPDPAASTQGNNAFLSFGHGVHGCPMTGRESAETIARAGVEALLDRLPDVDLAVPEQDLVWRPSPWMRGLTALPVEFTPAPKTPDEDGSWYSADA; encoded by the coding sequence ATGACCCAGCCCGAGCCGCTTCCCCTCCTGAGCCTCCCGGACAGCCATGTGGACGCCGTGGAGCTCGGCGGCCCGCGATTCCAGACCGAACCCGCCCAGGTCTACCAGGAGCTACGGCAGCGACACGGGTCGGTGGCCCCCGTGCTGCTCCACGGCGGTGTGCCGGCGTGGCTGGTGCTCGGCTATCGCGAGCTGCTCCAGGTGACCGGAGACGCCGCGCTGTTCAGCCGCGATTCCTCGCTGTGGAGCCTGTGGAGCCATATCCCCGAGGACTGGCCGCTGCGGCCCCTGATCGGCGAGAAGCAGGAATCCATCCTCTTCACCGTCGGTGAGGTCCACCGCAAGCGTGCCGACGCCGTCAACGAAGCGCTGTTCGGCATCGATCCCTTCGCCCTGCACGACCGGTCCGAGCGCGTCGCCGACGCGCTGATCGACGGCTTCTGCGAGCGGGGCTCCGGCGATCTGATCGCCGAGTACGCCAGGCTTCTTCCGGCGCTGGTCCTCGCGTACTTCTTCGGCTTCTCCGACCGCGAGGCCCAGGAGGTCACGCACGTCATCAACGACATGATGGACGGGGGCGAGACCGCCGTTCGGTCCCAGGCGGCGTTCTACACCGCCTGCCGGGAACTGGTGGCGGCCAAGCGGGAACACCCCGGAGTGGACGCCACCTCCCGGCTCATCGCCTGTTCCCCGACGGGTTCCGAGGAGGAGATCGTCCAGGACCTCATGGTGATGTTCTCGGCGGGCCACCAGCCGACGGCCGAGTGGATCGGCAACACGCTCCGGCTGATGCTCACCGATGAGCGGTTCGCCCTGTTGCTCTCCGGCGGCCGCCACAGCGTCGGATGGGCGATGAACGAGGCGCTGTGGGAGGACACCCCGTCCCAGAACATCGCGGGCCGCTGGCCCACCCATGACACGGTCCTCGGCGGGCAGCAGGTCCGCGCCGGCGATCTGCTCGTCCTCAGCTTCGCCGCCGCCCACACCGACCCCCAGATACGCCCCGACCCGGCCGCCTCCACCCAGGGGAACAACGCCTTCCTCTCCTTCGGCCACGGTGTGCACGGCTGCCCCATGACCGGCCGCGAGAGCGCCGAGACCATCGCGAGGGCCGGTGTCGAGGCCCTCCTGGACCGGCTCCCCGACGTCGACCTCGCCGTGCCCGAGCAGGACCTCGTCTGGCGGCCCTCACCCTGGATGCGGGGGCTGACCGCCTTGCCGGTCGAGTTCACCCCCGCTCCCAAAACGCCCGATGAGGACGGCTCGTGGTACTCGGCGGACGCCTGA